The genome window GCGAGCTGACGTATCTGGCCTACGCGAGCCCGAGCGGTGCGAACATCTCCTTTCCCGTCTCCAAGTCCAGCGACCGGGACCAGCTGATGGTCGCCCTCGAGTCCGTGATCGACGCCCTGCAGCCCAAGGACCGGGCGGCGCTCATGGACCGCACGATGAAGTTCGTCAACAAGAGCCCCAAGCCCGACGCCAAGGCCATGGTGCGCTACCTGGTGGACGAGGTCATGGCCAAGTGCGACGCGACCGCGGGCATCTGCAAGACGCCGGGCGCGCGCGCGCGCCTCAAGGAGACCCTGGGCAAGCTCCTGGCGGGCGAAGGCTTCTCGCGCTTCGAGGGGGCCGGCGCGGCCTACCGAAAGGCGGAGGCGGACGGCGCCTTCGAGGGGGTGACGGGCTTCTTCAAGCGGCAGCAGGCGCGCGGAGCCATCGGGACCGGCTTTGTCATGGACGCAGCCGCTCTGGTGAGCCACAGCGGGGTCAACTACCTCGAGGCGGCCAGGACCGCCAAGGACCTCCTGGCCGCCGTCCTTCCCCACGCCGAGACCTTCGCCTCCTACCTCTACGGTCCCAAGGACGGCCGCACCCAGGCCGTCGGCAAGCTGCTCGACGGCCTGGAGTGGATCCAGGACGAGACCGGCAGCCTGCCGCTACTAGGGGAGCTGATCGACGATCTGCCCGAGCGCTCGCGCCCGGCGATCAAGTCGGACTTCGTGAGCCCGACCGACATCGCCTACGCGCCGTTCACCCACCGCGACTACAACGTCAAGCCGGGCCACCCGCTCGATCCGCCCGCCGACGGGGCGGCATGATCCCTTTTCGGCCGCCCAACTGGGCGGCCGAACTTGCTATAATGGCGTGGTTACCGCCTTCCCTGCCAGGAGCTTCCGCCCCCATGAGCCTGCCCACCAAGTTCTTCGTCT of Pantanalinema sp. contains these proteins:
- a CDS encoding YiiX/YebB-like N1pC/P60 family cysteine hydrolase, with protein sequence MFKIETALGSLRSLFSRRVQPKTEQPTELEPPRATSRDALALTPAVPAAPKAPPSTDGLGAEEIRLLGAGLLPHNYAELKACLEKDGREAATALGRKGKEGPFSPRYGDPVAMLEAARRIASDPELSRMVEDVRKGDILVQTWNSENMVSEMTKGPFVHTVICVSDEAPPEFVEAMGITGDPDAPGSSVVRRSPIAENSYQAVSTRIIRPTEGIPEAEAARAIDRAVRYAESQLGKPYDYSFTNRNGDQKLTDAFYCSELTYLAYASPSGANISFPVSKSSDRDQLMVALESVIDALQPKDRAALMDRTMKFVNKSPKPDAKAMVRYLVDEVMAKCDATAGICKTPGARARLKETLGKLLAGEGFSRFEGAGAAYRKAEADGAFEGVTGFFKRQQARGAIGTGFVMDAAALVSHSGVNYLEAARTAKDLLAAVLPHAETFASYLYGPKDGRTQAVGKLLDGLEWIQDETGSLPLLGELIDDLPERSRPAIKSDFVSPTDIAYAPFTHRDYNVKPGHPLDPPADGAA